One Vigna radiata var. radiata cultivar VC1973A unplaced genomic scaffold, Vradiata_ver6 scaffold_174, whole genome shotgun sequence DNA window includes the following coding sequences:
- the LOC106780238 gene encoding agamous-like MADS-box protein AGL104 has protein sequence MGRVKLEIKRIENPVNRQVTFSKRRNGLIKKAYELSILCDIDIAVIMFSPSGRVNHFSGRRRIEDVFTRYINLPDQERDNAVSFPELPYRRGIQNKEYLLRTLQQLRNENDIALQLANPGDINSEIEELQQEVNRLQQQLQMAEEQIRLYEPDPLKMSSMADLENSEKHLLDVLTRVMQRKEYLMSHHLSSFDPSSIQGIPTSFDNVGWLQDGSQNHAQIFDASAPLDPLRDLSSTVYGSFSQGTSSNVADPRGIGECHVSNPSDGSLQPWPQCYTLYPHHHIQHDMVGPDMPDMMPHAQVNIPITTSHVEAPKNEPVEFDQSKQQSQTHPHTHQHQQLNAQ, from the exons ATGGGTCGTGTTAAACTCGAGATAAAGAGAATAGAGAATCCCGTCAATCGACAAGTTACATTCTCAAAACGTAGAAATGGCCTCATCAAGAAAGCTTACGAGCTCTCAATCCTATGTGACATTGATATTGCAGTCATAATGTTTTCGCCTTCGGGTCGTGTTAACCATTTTTCTGGTCGGAGGAG AATTGAGGATGTTTTTACTCGCTACATTAATCTTCCAGACCAAGAACGAGATAA TGCTGTAAGTTTTCCAGAACTACCATACCGCAG GGGTATTCAGAATAAGGAG TATTTGCTAAGGACACTTCAGCAACTGAGGAATGAAAATGACATAGCTCTTCAACTGGCCAA TCCGGGAGACATTAACTCTGAGATTGAG GAACTCCAACAAGAAGTTAATAGGCTACAACAGCAACTTCAAATGGCCGAAGAGCAGATAAG GTTATATGAACCCGATCCATTAAAGATGTCGTCAATGGCAGATCTTGAAAACAGTGAAAAACACCTTTTAGATGTCTTGACACGAGTCATGCAGAGAAAG GAATACCTAATGAGCCACCATCTATCTTCTTTTGACCCATCTAGTATTCAG GGAATACCAACCTCTTTCGACAATGTTGGTTGGTTGCAGGATGGGAGTCAAAATCATGCTCAGATTTTTGATGCATCTGCTCCTTTAGATCCTCTCAG GGACTTGTCTTCTACAGTGTATGGTTCATTTTCTCAAGGCACAAGTTCAAATGTTGCTGATCCACGAGGCATAGGAGAGTGTCATGTGTCAAATCCAAGTGATGGATCCCTTCAACCATGGCCTCAATGTTACACGTTGTATCCTCATCATCATATTCAACATGACATGGTGGGACCCGACATGCCAGATATGATGCCACATGCACAGGTCAACATCCCAATCACTACCTCACACGTGGAAGCACCCAAGAATGAACCTGTAGAATTTGATCAGTCTAAACAACAATCTCAAACTCATCCTCATACACATCAACATCAGCAGCTCAATGCCCAATGA